A stretch of Leisingera sp. S132 DNA encodes these proteins:
- a CDS encoding DUF1992 domain-containing protein, giving the protein MIRAFRNLIERQLTKAQAEGQLQGLEGEGKPLPDRSSEAHVDAGLAAGMRIMAQAGVVPEEFGLKEQLAAARREYAELTDPEARKAAMARISDLEMRYNMARDARKSFFR; this is encoded by the coding sequence ATGATCCGCGCCTTCCGCAACCTGATTGAACGGCAGCTGACCAAGGCCCAGGCCGAGGGCCAGCTGCAGGGTCTGGAGGGGGAAGGCAAGCCCCTGCCCGATCGCAGCAGCGAGGCGCATGTGGACGCCGGGCTGGCGGCGGGCATGCGGATCATGGCGCAGGCCGGGGTGGTGCCGGAGGAGTTCGGGCTGAAGGAGCAGCTGGCCGCAGCGCGCCGCGAATATGCGGAACTGACGGATCCGGAAGCGCGCAAGGCGGCAATGGCGCGGATCTCGGATCTGGAAATGCGCTACAACATGGCGCGGGATGCGCGGAAATCCTTCTTCCGTTAG
- a CDS encoding fructose bisphosphate aldolase, whose translation MAKDASVHQEQLDRIAAGKGFIAALDQSGGSTPKALALYGVNEDAYANDDEMFAEIHKMRTRIITSPSFGKERILGAILFEKTMDSEIEGKPTADFLWDNCGVVPFLKVDKGLADEANGVQMMKPMPELDALLARAGEKGIFGTKMRSVIKDANAEGIKAVVAQQFEVGQQIVAAGLVPIIEPEVDINSATKAEAEVLLKAEIKAQLDALPADSKVALKLTIPSQAGLYDDLADHANVVRVVALSGGYTTDDACARLSQNTKMIASFSRALTEGLNAAMSDADYDAALGANISKIYDASL comes from the coding sequence ATGGCCAAAGACGCTTCTGTACATCAGGAACAACTCGACCGCATCGCCGCAGGCAAGGGTTTCATCGCCGCGCTGGACCAGTCCGGCGGCTCGACCCCGAAGGCGCTGGCGCTTTATGGCGTGAACGAAGACGCCTATGCGAACGATGACGAGATGTTCGCCGAGATCCACAAGATGCGCACCCGCATCATCACCTCGCCGAGCTTTGGCAAGGAGCGCATCCTGGGTGCGATCCTGTTTGAGAAGACCATGGACAGCGAGATCGAGGGCAAGCCGACCGCGGATTTCCTGTGGGACAACTGCGGCGTGGTGCCGTTCCTGAAAGTGGACAAGGGCCTGGCCGATGAGGCCAATGGCGTGCAGATGATGAAGCCGATGCCGGAGCTGGACGCGCTGCTGGCGCGCGCGGGCGAAAAGGGCATCTTCGGCACCAAGATGCGGTCTGTCATCAAGGACGCCAATGCCGAGGGCATCAAGGCGGTTGTTGCCCAGCAGTTCGAGGTGGGCCAGCAGATCGTTGCGGCCGGCCTGGTGCCGATTATCGAGCCGGAAGTGGACATCAACTCTGCCACCAAAGCCGAGGCCGAGGTGCTGCTGAAAGCGGAGATCAAGGCGCAGCTGGACGCGCTGCCCGCGGACAGCAAAGTGGCGCTGAAGCTGACCATCCCATCCCAGGCGGGGCTGTACGACGATCTGGCCGATCACGCCAATGTGGTCCGGGTTGTGGCGCTGTCGGGCGGCTACACCACCGACGACGCCTGCGCGCGCCTGTCGCAGAACACCAAGATGATCGCCTCCTTCAGCCGCGCGCTGACCGAGGGGCTGAACGCCGCCATGTCCGATGCGGACTATGACGCGGCCCTGGGCGCCAACATCTCCAAGATCTACGACGCCTCCCTCTGA
- a CDS encoding crotonase/enoyl-CoA hydratase family protein: protein MSRVTTGYKDRIAYVTLARPDKHNALDEEMIEAIIAAGQEVAASDARAVVLSGAGNSFCAGLDMAALASFAQRDLSTLIMERTHADANAFQEVAMVWRRVPVPVIAAIHGACFGGGLQIALGADIRIAHPEAQLSVMEMKWGLIPDMGGMALLPRLLRSDVLRRLTWTAEKVAAPQALDWGLVTELAGNPLSRAQELAVEIAGKSPSAVRAAKRLIAYAESGASQADVLLRESAEQLDLIGQPDQIEAVAAQLQKRPPEFR, encoded by the coding sequence ATGTCACGCGTCACCACCGGCTACAAGGACCGCATCGCCTATGTCACGCTTGCCCGCCCGGACAAGCACAATGCGCTCGACGAGGAGATGATCGAAGCGATCATCGCCGCTGGCCAGGAAGTGGCCGCCTCAGACGCCCGCGCGGTGGTGCTGTCGGGCGCCGGCAACAGCTTCTGCGCGGGCCTTGATATGGCGGCGCTGGCCAGCTTTGCGCAGCGTGACCTCAGCACCCTGATCATGGAGCGCACCCACGCCGACGCCAACGCCTTCCAGGAGGTGGCGATGGTCTGGCGCCGGGTGCCGGTGCCGGTGATCGCGGCCATTCACGGCGCCTGTTTCGGCGGCGGGCTGCAGATTGCGCTCGGCGCCGACATCCGCATCGCCCACCCGGAGGCGCAGCTTTCGGTGATGGAGATGAAATGGGGCCTCATCCCGGACATGGGCGGTATGGCGCTGTTGCCGCGGCTGCTGCGCTCGGACGTGCTGCGCCGCCTCACCTGGACGGCGGAAAAGGTGGCGGCCCCCCAGGCGCTCGACTGGGGGCTGGTCACCGAACTCGCAGGCAATCCGCTCAGCCGGGCGCAGGAACTGGCGGTGGAGATCGCCGGCAAAAGCCCCTCCGCCGTGCGCGCCGCCAAACGCCTTATCGCCTATGCTGAATCCGGCGCTTCCCAGGCGGACGTGCTGCTGCGCGAAAGCGCCGAACAGCTGGACCTGATCGGCCAGCCCGACCAGATCGAGGCGGTGGCGGCCCAGCTGCAAAAACGCCCGCCGGAGTTCCGCTGA
- a CDS encoding SMP-30/gluconolactonase/LRE family protein, translated as MRIALALLAAALGYLLFWPVPVAPIAYDPPAAPGFTGDFAENNALDAAALIHLPDGELGPEDIAQTPDGAIYTTSLSGNLYRIDGDEPVLADRLGGRPLGLKAGPDGALYIADSFRGILRWSGPGTLETVADSVDGAPIIYANQIDVARDGTIYFSNSSDRFDPETMGGTKPTSILTIWEQSDSGYVARIHPDGTAEKIAEGFVYTNGIALSPDEDFLLINETGRARVHQLWLKGERAGRQEVFLDNLPGYPDNLEAQGGGTYWLAFASPRVPSEKLMPYPFLRKVIWRLGPMVRPAPIHRGMLVQFDGQGKILRSLQDPAGRLGVTTGGKVMDGQLYVMTLDSPFFARMPLQP; from the coding sequence ATGCGCATTGCCCTGGCCCTGCTGGCCGCCGCCCTCGGCTACCTTCTGTTCTGGCCGGTGCCGGTCGCCCCCATCGCCTATGATCCGCCCGCCGCTCCGGGCTTTACCGGCGATTTCGCTGAAAACAACGCCCTCGACGCCGCCGCGCTGATCCATCTGCCGGACGGAGAGCTGGGGCCGGAGGACATCGCCCAAACCCCGGACGGTGCCATCTACACCACCAGTCTGTCCGGCAACCTCTACCGCATCGACGGGGACGAACCTGTTCTGGCAGACCGCTTGGGCGGCCGCCCGCTGGGGCTCAAGGCCGGCCCCGATGGTGCGCTCTATATCGCCGACAGCTTCCGCGGCATCCTGCGCTGGTCCGGCCCCGGCACGCTGGAAACCGTGGCGGACAGCGTCGACGGCGCCCCCATCATCTATGCCAACCAGATCGACGTGGCCCGCGACGGCACCATCTATTTTTCCAACTCATCGGACCGCTTCGACCCCGAAACAATGGGCGGCACCAAGCCCACCTCGATCCTGACCATCTGGGAGCAGTCGGACAGCGGCTACGTGGCCCGCATCCATCCGGACGGCACCGCAGAGAAAATCGCCGAAGGTTTCGTCTACACCAACGGCATTGCCCTCTCACCGGACGAAGACTTCCTGCTCATAAACGAAACCGGCCGCGCCCGGGTCCACCAGCTCTGGCTCAAAGGGGAGCGCGCAGGCCGGCAGGAAGTGTTCCTCGACAACCTCCCCGGCTACCCCGACAACCTGGAGGCCCAGGGCGGCGGCACCTACTGGCTCGCCTTCGCCAGCCCGCGGGTGCCGTCGGAGAAACTGATGCCGTACCCCTTCCTGCGCAAGGTGATCTGGCGCCTCGGCCCGATGGTGCGCCCGGCGCCGATCCACCGCGGCATGCTGGTGCAGTTTGACGGCCAGGGCAAAATCCTGCGCAGCCTGCAGGACCCCGCCGGCCGCCTCGGTGTCACCACCGGCGGCAAGGTGATGGACGGGCAGTTGTACGTGATGACCCTGGACTCACCGTTCTTCGCCCGGATGCCGCTGCAGCCCTGA
- a CDS encoding pyridoxal phosphate-dependent aminotransferase has product MTGPRYTPLALSLPATVPFVGPETQERARGQGFAARLGANENIFGPSPKAVEAMAKAAAEIWKYGDAENIDLRHALAAHHGVSPAHIIVGEGIDGLLGYLVRLLVGAGDAVVTSLGAYPTFNYHVAGFGGVIHTVPYRDDREDYEALFARAAEADAKIVYLANPDNPMGSWHKGAGIAAALDQLPAGCLLLLDEAYVECAPEGTAAPVSADDARVIRMRTFSKAYAMAGARVGYAIGHPDLIAAFNKVRNHFGMNRAAQVGALAALQDQDWLDQVLAQIGAARLRIAEIAAENGLAALPSATNFVAIDCGRDGVFAKAVLDGLVDQGIFVRMPFAGPQNRCIRVSCGPEAELSAFAAALPEALTRALAAARAG; this is encoded by the coding sequence ATGACTGGTCCCCGCTACACCCCGCTTGCACTCTCCCTGCCCGCCACCGTGCCCTTTGTCGGCCCCGAGACACAGGAGCGCGCCCGCGGCCAGGGTTTTGCCGCGCGGCTGGGGGCGAATGAGAACATCTTTGGCCCCTCGCCCAAGGCCGTTGAGGCGATGGCCAAGGCCGCGGCGGAGATATGGAAATACGGCGATGCGGAGAACATTGATCTGCGCCACGCCTTGGCCGCGCATCACGGGGTGAGCCCGGCGCATATCATCGTCGGCGAGGGTATAGACGGGCTGCTGGGGTATCTGGTGCGGCTGCTGGTTGGCGCGGGCGATGCGGTGGTCACGTCGCTGGGGGCCTATCCGACCTTCAACTATCATGTCGCGGGGTTCGGCGGGGTGATCCATACGGTGCCTTACAGGGACGACCGCGAGGATTATGAGGCGCTGTTTGCGAGGGCCGCGGAGGCGGATGCCAAGATCGTTTATCTGGCCAACCCGGACAACCCGATGGGCAGCTGGCACAAGGGCGCCGGTATTGCCGCGGCGCTGGACCAATTGCCCGCTGGCTGCCTGCTCTTGCTGGACGAAGCCTATGTGGAATGCGCGCCAGAGGGCACCGCGGCGCCAGTCAGTGCCGATGATGCGCGGGTGATCCGGATGCGGACGTTTTCCAAGGCCTATGCGATGGCGGGCGCGCGGGTGGGCTATGCCATCGGGCACCCGGATCTGATCGCCGCCTTCAATAAGGTGCGCAATCATTTTGGAATGAACCGGGCGGCCCAGGTCGGCGCGCTGGCGGCGCTGCAGGATCAGGACTGGCTGGACCAGGTGCTGGCGCAGATTGGGGCGGCAAGGTTGCGGATTGCAGAGATTGCAGCGGAGAACGGGCTGGCCGCCCTGCCCTCTGCCACCAATTTCGTGGCGATTGACTGCGGCCGGGACGGGGTGTTTGCCAAGGCCGTGCTGGACGGGCTGGTGGATCAGGGGATCTTTGTGCGGATGCCCTTTGCCGGGCCGCAAAACCGCTGCATCCGGGTGAGCTGCGGGCCGGAGGCGGAGCTTAGTGCCTTTGCCGCGGCGCTGCCCGAAGCGCTGACCAGAGCGCTGGCGGCAGCAAGGGCCGGCTGA
- a CDS encoding histidinol phosphate aminotransferase, whose amino-acid sequence MRDPELPDAMPDFFSAAIMFAGINLMWIFFVVWVMYGLVPVLVLAVLINHFITRLEIRLNSQKA is encoded by the coding sequence ATGCGTGACCCTGAACTGCCGGACGCCATGCCGGATTTCTTTTCTGCCGCAATCATGTTTGCCGGCATCAACCTGATGTGGATCTTCTTTGTGGTTTGGGTGATGTACGGGCTGGTGCCGGTGCTGGTGCTGGCCGTGCTGATCAACCATTTCATCACCAGACTGGAGATCCGGCTGAACTCGCAAAAGGCGTGA
- a CDS encoding alanine--glyoxylate aminotransferase family protein: protein MNGPANVAAGRQYLAIPGPSVVPDPVLQAMHRPSPNIYAGELVEMTAGLIPDLRRVARTEHHAAIYIANGHGAWEAALQNTLQPGDRVLVPASGRFAIGWSEMAQGLGIETQVLDFGTSAPWGMARIAEALAADTGHRIKAVLGVHVDTSSSIRNDIPGLRKLLDEAGHPALLMADCIASLGCERFEMDAWGADVMVTASQKGLMMPPGLSFVFFNGRAAAARAALPRISRYWDWAPRANPAEFYQYFGGTAPTHHLYGLRAALDMIHGEGLENVWNRHAQLARAIWAACEAWGADGPLRMNVADRALRSHAVTALHIGAPDGTRLRDWVERNLGLTLGIGLGMAAPQSPEWHGFFRLGHMGHVNGQMVMALLGGIQTGLTALGIPHGTGALEAAAQVLAGR from the coding sequence ATGAACGGACCAGCGAACGTAGCGGCAGGGCGGCAGTATCTGGCTATTCCCGGCCCGTCGGTGGTGCCGGATCCGGTGCTGCAGGCGATGCACCGCCCGTCGCCCAACATCTACGCGGGCGAGCTGGTGGAGATGACCGCAGGCCTGATCCCGGATCTGCGCCGGGTGGCGCGCACAGAGCACCACGCCGCGATCTACATCGCCAACGGCCACGGCGCCTGGGAGGCGGCGCTGCAGAACACCCTGCAGCCGGGCGACCGCGTGCTGGTGCCTGCATCAGGCCGCTTTGCCATCGGCTGGTCGGAAATGGCCCAAGGCCTCGGGATCGAAACCCAGGTGCTCGACTTCGGCACCAGCGCGCCCTGGGGCATGGCCCGCATTGCCGAGGCGCTGGCGGCCGACACGGGCCACCGCATCAAGGCGGTTCTGGGCGTGCATGTGGACACCTCCAGCTCGATCCGCAACGATATCCCGGGCCTGCGCAAACTGCTGGATGAGGCAGGCCACCCGGCGCTGCTGATGGCCGACTGCATCGCCTCTCTGGGCTGCGAGCGGTTCGAGATGGACGCCTGGGGCGCCGACGTCATGGTCACCGCCAGCCAGAAGGGGCTGATGATGCCGCCGGGCCTCAGCTTTGTGTTCTTCAACGGCCGGGCCGCCGCGGCGCGGGCGGCATTGCCGCGGATCAGCCGCTACTGGGACTGGGCGCCGCGCGCCAACCCGGCGGAATTCTACCAGTATTTCGGCGGCACCGCGCCCACCCATCATCTCTACGGCCTGCGCGCCGCGCTGGACATGATCCACGGCGAGGGGCTTGAGAACGTGTGGAACCGCCATGCCCAACTGGCCCGCGCGATCTGGGCGGCCTGCGAGGCCTGGGGCGCCGATGGCCCGCTGCGGATGAACGTCGCGGACCGCGCCTTGCGCTCCCATGCGGTCACCGCGCTGCACATCGGCGCGCCGGACGGCACCCGCCTGCGCGACTGGGTGGAACGGAACCTGGGCCTGACCCTGGGGATCGGCCTTGGCATGGCGGCGCCCCAAAGCCCGGAATGGCACGGGTTTTTCCGGCTCGGCCACATGGGCCATGTGAACGGTCAGATGGTGATGGCACTGCTCGGCGGCATTCAAACCGGCCTCACCGCGCTGGGTATCCCGCACGGAACCGGCGCGCTGGAAGCGGCTGCACAGGTGCTTGCGGGCCGCTGA
- a CDS encoding TIGR04283 family arsenosugar biosynthesis glycosyltransferase — protein sequence MPAPVSIVIPTLNAEAELPAALEHLMEGLAAGLIRELVISDGGSTDATRAIAEASGAEWISGAPSRGGQLRRGCAAAQGEWLLVLHADTRLEAGWSASVAQHLAEGQGRPACFRLRFRARGLMPAWVARWANLRTRLFALPYGDQGLLIARDTYEAAGGYPDQPLMEDVALARRLKGLAVLPSAALTSAARYQRAGWLRRGARNLWTLMRYFLGVKPERLARSYSK from the coding sequence ATGCCCGCGCCTGTCAGCATCGTGATCCCCACCCTGAACGCCGAAGCTGAGCTGCCGGCCGCGCTGGAGCATCTGATGGAGGGGCTGGCGGCCGGGCTGATCCGGGAGCTGGTGATCAGCGATGGCGGGTCCACGGATGCGACCCGCGCCATTGCCGAAGCCTCCGGCGCCGAATGGATCAGCGGCGCCCCGTCCCGCGGCGGCCAGCTGCGGCGCGGCTGCGCGGCGGCGCAGGGAGAGTGGCTGCTGGTGCTGCACGCCGACACCCGTCTGGAAGCCGGCTGGTCCGCATCGGTGGCGCAGCACCTGGCAGAGGGGCAGGGCAGGCCGGCCTGCTTCCGCCTGCGGTTCCGGGCGCGCGGGCTGATGCCGGCTTGGGTTGCACGCTGGGCCAACCTGCGCACGCGCCTGTTCGCGCTGCCCTATGGCGACCAGGGCCTGCTGATTGCCCGCGATACATATGAGGCCGCAGGCGGCTATCCTGATCAGCCGCTGATGGAAGACGTGGCATTGGCGCGCCGTCTCAAGGGACTGGCGGTGCTGCCCTCCGCCGCGCTGACCAGCGCCGCGCGTTACCAGCGGGCCGGCTGGCTCCGGCGCGGGGCACGCAACCTGTGGACGCTGATGCGGTACTTTCTGGGGGTGAAGCCGGAACGGCTGGCGCGGTCCTACAGCAAATAG
- a CDS encoding folate-binding protein YgfZ: MSDRRILRLTGADAKSFLQGLVTNNVDHLDSGLVYAALLTPQGKYLADFFLAADGDAVLLDVEASLADGLMKRLNMYRLRADVQVEITDLQVKRGTGTAPEGALPDPRHAGLGWRLYGPEGGDDGSDWDAIRVAHCIPETGIELGPESYILEAGFEALKGVDFRKGCYVGQEVTARMKHKTELRKGFRTVQVEGKAPAGTEITAGGKVAGTLYTQAGGQGIAYLRFDRAKGEMQAGDARVTWQE, encoded by the coding sequence ATGAGCGACCGCCGCATCCTGCGCCTGACCGGCGCCGACGCCAAGAGCTTCCTGCAGGGGCTGGTGACCAATAATGTGGACCATCTGGACAGCGGGCTGGTCTATGCCGCGCTGCTGACGCCGCAAGGCAAGTATCTGGCGGATTTCTTTCTGGCCGCAGACGGCGATGCGGTGCTCCTGGACGTGGAGGCCTCGCTGGCGGACGGCCTGATGAAACGGCTGAACATGTACCGGCTGCGCGCCGATGTGCAGGTGGAGATAACGGATCTGCAGGTGAAACGCGGCACTGGCACAGCACCAGAAGGCGCGCTGCCCGACCCGCGCCATGCTGGTCTGGGCTGGCGGCTCTATGGGCCTGAGGGCGGCGATGACGGTTCGGACTGGGACGCAATCCGGGTGGCGCATTGCATTCCGGAAACCGGCATCGAGCTGGGGCCGGAGAGCTATATCCTGGAAGCGGGCTTTGAGGCGCTGAAGGGCGTCGATTTCCGCAAAGGCTGCTATGTCGGCCAGGAGGTGACGGCGCGGATGAAGCACAAAACCGAGCTGCGCAAGGGCTTCCGCACGGTGCAGGTCGAGGGCAAGGCGCCGGCTGGAACGGAGATCACAGCAGGCGGCAAGGTGGCGGGCACGCTCTACACCCAGGCCGGCGGCCAGGGCATTGCCTATTTGCGGTTCGACCGCGCCAAGGGGGAGATGCAGGCGGGGGACGCCCGCGTCACCTGGCAAGAGTGA
- a CDS encoding fructosamine kinase family protein — translation MSRLSDTVLSLLGAEVLRARPLHGGDLSDVQLLSLSDGRHVVAKTGPLAAAEATMLGAVRDADVPAPEVLGIAGHVLLMEALQETGASTAGWQALGHALRQLHSTKGPHYGWTEDYAFGPVAVPNAPLQNWVDFWASRRLLADPNALPRDLRPRIEALCARLPELLPAAPPASLLHGDLWSGNVLFSGSQAYLIDPACYWGDAEVDLAMLHLFGTPPAAFLDAYGALEPGYEARRAIYQLWPALVHLRLFGASYRNMVEARLQALDF, via the coding sequence GTGAGCAGGCTGAGCGATACCGTTCTGTCCCTGCTGGGCGCGGAGGTTTTGCGCGCCCGCCCCCTGCATGGCGGCGATTTGTCGGACGTGCAGCTTCTTTCCTTAAGCGATGGCCGCCACGTTGTGGCCAAAACCGGACCTCTGGCAGCAGCTGAAGCCACGATGCTGGGCGCGGTCCGGGACGCAGATGTGCCCGCGCCGGAGGTGCTGGGGATTGCCGGTCATGTGCTGCTGATGGAAGCGCTGCAGGAGACCGGGGCCAGCACGGCGGGCTGGCAGGCGCTGGGGCATGCCTTGCGGCAGCTGCATTCTACCAAAGGCCCGCACTACGGCTGGACGGAGGATTACGCCTTTGGCCCGGTGGCGGTCCCCAATGCGCCGCTGCAGAACTGGGTGGACTTCTGGGCCAGCCGCCGCTTGCTGGCAGACCCGAACGCCCTGCCCCGCGATCTGCGGCCGCGCATAGAAGCGCTGTGCGCGCGGTTGCCCGAGCTGCTGCCCGCCGCGCCGCCCGCCTCCCTGCTGCATGGCGATCTGTGGAGCGGCAATGTGCTGTTCAGCGGCTCCCAGGCCTATCTGATCGACCCGGCCTGCTACTGGGGCGATGCAGAGGTGGATCTGGCGATGCTGCACCTGTTCGGAACCCCGCCTGCGGCGTTTCTGGACGCCTATGGCGCGCTGGAACCGGGGTATGAGGCGCGCCGCGCCATCTATCAGCTGTGGCCCGCGCTGGTGCATCTGCGGCTGTTCGGTGCCAGCTACCGGAACATGGTCGAGGCGCGGCTGCAGGCATTGGATTTCTGA
- the efp gene encoding elongation factor P: MPKINGNEIRPGNVLEHNGGLWAAVKVDHVKPGKGGAFAQVEMRNLRNGSKLNERFRSADKVERVRLEQKDQQFLYESDGMLVFMDAETYEQIELPADLLGDRRPFLQDGMTIVVEFYEAEALNATVPQKVTCKIVETEPVVKGQTAANSFKPAILDNGVKVMVPPFVGQDEMIVVNTETMEYSERA; the protein is encoded by the coding sequence ATGCCCAAGATCAACGGCAACGAAATCCGTCCCGGCAACGTGCTGGAACATAATGGCGGCCTTTGGGCAGCGGTGAAGGTCGACCACGTCAAACCCGGCAAGGGCGGCGCTTTTGCCCAGGTCGAGATGCGCAACCTGCGCAACGGCTCCAAGCTGAACGAGCGTTTCCGTTCGGCCGACAAGGTGGAGCGCGTCCGCCTGGAGCAGAAAGACCAGCAGTTCCTCTATGAGAGCGACGGCATGCTGGTGTTCATGGATGCCGAGACCTATGAGCAGATCGAACTGCCCGCGGACCTTCTGGGCGACCGCCGCCCGTTCCTGCAGGACGGCATGACCATCGTGGTGGAATTCTACGAGGCCGAGGCGCTGAACGCGACCGTGCCGCAGAAGGTCACCTGCAAGATCGTCGAGACCGAGCCGGTCGTCAAAGGCCAGACCGCGGCGAACTCGTTCAAGCCCGCGATCCTGGATAATGGCGTCAAGGTCATGGTGCCGCCGTTTGTCGGCCAGGACGAGATGATCGTGGTCAACACCGAGACCATGGAATATTCCGAGCGCGCCTGA
- a CDS encoding DUF6280 family protein: protein MRDFVDGTAYNNEQGNRARKLFAAVVLAALDDAIADDKKYGNGPEQIARWARSRDGREVLSCAGIDPNERVVEGLMDFVGRGVRTSVALSREESERRNAAQAEAA, encoded by the coding sequence ATGCGAGATTTCGTAGACGGCACCGCTTATAATAACGAGCAAGGCAACCGCGCCCGCAAACTGTTTGCAGCCGTTGTCCTGGCCGCACTGGATGATGCCATCGCCGACGACAAGAAATACGGCAATGGCCCGGAACAGATCGCCCGCTGGGCGCGCTCGCGCGATGGCCGCGAAGTGCTGTCCTGCGCCGGCATCGACCCGAACGAACGGGTTGTGGAAGGCCTGATGGACTTCGTGGGCCGCGGAGTGCGGACCTCGGTTGCTTTGTCGCGTGAAGAAAGCGAACGCCGCAACGCTGCGCAGGCTGAAGCCGCCTGA
- a CDS encoding cobyric acid synthase: MARAIMIQGTGSNVGKSLLVAGLARAYVRRGLKVAPFKPQNMSNNAAVTPEGGEIGRAQALQARAAKRAPHTDMNPVLLKPETDTGAQVIVQGKRRGTQGAGSFMRDKSGLLEAALESFHRLAAEADLVLIEGAGSPAETNLRKNDIANMGFACAAQVPVVIAGDIHRGGVIAQIVGTHAVLEPQDLERVVGFLVNRFRGDLSLFDGGRDDIAARTGWPSLGVVPWFWDAWKLPAEDMMDIASHKGGACKVVVPQLERMANFDDLDPLAAEPAVTVEIVPPGRALPGDADLIILPGSKSTIGDLTYLRAQGWDIDILAHHRRGGHVLGLCGGYQMLGKTIDDPEGVDGRPGKVEGLGLLDVHTVMAGEKRVTLTEAVTRDGNLPVSGYEIHMGRTTGADCARAWLSIDGRAEGAASADGRVKGSYLHGLFSGDAFRASVLASLGAESQAGYEDGVEQVLDALADHLERYMDLDQLLELAQEVRA, from the coding sequence ATGGCACGCGCAATCATGATCCAGGGCACCGGCAGCAATGTCGGCAAGTCACTGCTGGTGGCGGGGCTGGCGCGCGCCTATGTGCGGCGCGGGCTGAAGGTGGCGCCGTTCAAGCCGCAGAATATGTCAAACAACGCCGCCGTCACGCCGGAGGGCGGCGAGATCGGCCGGGCGCAGGCGCTGCAGGCGCGCGCCGCCAAACGCGCGCCCCATACCGACATGAACCCGGTGCTCTTGAAGCCGGAGACCGACACCGGCGCCCAGGTGATCGTGCAGGGCAAGCGCCGCGGCACCCAGGGCGCGGGATCGTTCATGCGCGACAAATCGGGCCTCTTGGAGGCGGCGCTGGAAAGCTTTCACCGCCTGGCGGCGGAGGCCGATCTGGTGCTGATCGAGGGGGCGGGCTCCCCGGCTGAGACCAACCTGCGCAAGAACGATATTGCCAACATGGGCTTTGCCTGCGCGGCACAGGTGCCCGTGGTGATTGCCGGCGACATCCACCGCGGCGGGGTGATTGCCCAGATTGTCGGCACCCATGCGGTGCTGGAACCGCAGGACCTGGAACGGGTCGTGGGCTTCCTGGTGAACCGCTTCCGCGGCGACCTGAGCCTGTTTGACGGCGGCCGGGACGACATTGCCGCGCGCACCGGCTGGCCGTCCCTGGGGGTGGTGCCGTGGTTCTGGGATGCCTGGAAGCTTCCCGCTGAAGACATGATGGACATCGCCTCGCACAAGGGCGGCGCCTGCAAGGTGGTGGTGCCGCAGCTGGAGCGGATGGCGAATTTCGACGATCTGGACCCGCTGGCCGCAGAACCCGCGGTGACGGTGGAGATCGTGCCGCCCGGACGCGCCCTGCCCGGCGATGCGGATCTGATCATTCTGCCCGGCAGCAAATCGACCATCGGCGACCTCACCTACTTGCGCGCGCAGGGCTGGGACATCGACATCCTGGCGCATCACCGGCGCGGCGGCCATGTGCTGGGCCTGTGCGGCGGCTATCAGATGCTGGGCAAGACCATCGACGACCCCGAGGGTGTTGACGGGCGGCCCGGCAAGGTGGAGGGGCTGGGCCTGTTGGACGTGCACACGGTGATGGCCGGGGAAAAGCGGGTGACGCTGACCGAGGCGGTCACGCGCGACGGCAACCTGCCGGTCAGCGGTTACGAGATCCACATGGGCCGCACCACCGGCGCCGACTGCGCCCGCGCCTGGCTCAGCATTGATGGGCGGGCTGAGGGCGCGGCCTCAGCTGACGGGCGGGTCAAGGGCTCCTACCTGCACGGGCTGTTTTCCGGGGACGCCTTCCGCGCCAGCGTGCTGGCCAGCCTCGGGGCGGAAAGCCAGGCGGGATATGAGGACGGCGTCGAGCAAGTCCTGGATGCGCTGGCGGACCATCTGGAGCGGTACATGGATCTGGATCAGCTGCTGGAGCTGGCGCAGGAAGTGCGGGCCTGA